A genomic stretch from Desulfatirhabdium butyrativorans DSM 18734 includes:
- a CDS encoding PTS sugar transporter subunit IIA produces the protein MIGVLIVTHSNLGAALIEATQFIAGSVPDKLEAVSIDIREDAEMLRKKIAAAIKRLDSREGILILTDMFGGTPSNLSYSFLEEGKVEVISGVNLPMVIRAETLRKDIGLSELAQKIETFGKKSISLASGILKGNKKASGSKEE, from the coding sequence ATGATAGGTGTTCTGATTGTGACGCACAGCAACCTGGGCGCGGCCCTGATCGAGGCTACCCAATTTATAGCAGGCAGCGTTCCCGACAAACTGGAAGCTGTTTCCATCGATATTCGGGAGGATGCCGAAATGCTTCGAAAGAAGATCGCGGCTGCCATCAAACGGCTTGACAGCCGGGAAGGCATCCTCATTCTAACCGACATGTTCGGTGGGACACCTTCCAATCTGAGCTACTCTTTCTTGGAGGAGGGCAAGGTGGAAGTGATTTCCGGTGTGAATCTGCCCATGGTGATTCGTGCGGAAACGCTGCGCAAGGATATCGGCCTGAGCGAGCTGGCCCAAAAAATCGAGACATTCGGCAAGAAGAGCATTTCACTGGCCAGCGGTATACTGAAAGGGAACAAGAAGGCATCCGGGAGTAAAGAGGAATGA